The following coding sequences are from one Plasmodium knowlesi strain H genome assembly, chromosome: 9 window:
- a CDS encoding parasitophorous vacuolar protein 1, putative, with protein sequence MKKVALSIVLLLLPVYSLSIDNANQEPEEIKNITAKLQVQNSEHEKFLSVINEIFTKKDDSCKFSFSNNGFKCAFSKFDVNFNNGSKEMNALFNNANEQIIKDAAEEYKVRLMLELHNLRPPTTNLKNFKKDFQGICMKFFSELRRKFFHLYRNNESNEDGDVNQNDDITNVDQLTERLESTYDSASTEDGSISGKDKKQDLSEVMEDDEENNLDVPHVQSSYSFSSHTSKKIVFDGNNVIEENESSINDGSDDQNENLEQGPMTKEKALSIFLKNSSFSIEGNITEEDQNKEKPFSVFFNSQLSRNHISTVCNANGKNMLRGSGSNNPFPMEPLNPDDLNKMMNDMVKFFESQNDGNGMMLPFLNRMNFNEALGNLGLPSGLDIESMFNDFLQKSGSNPCCRGARPQIDQPPKKEDPPTTDDSDNQQ encoded by the coding sequence atgaagaaggtTGCGCTCTCGATCGTCCTGCTCCTCTTGCCCGTGTACTCCCTAAGCATAGATAACGCAAACCAGGAGccagaagaaataaaaaacatcaCTGCAAAATTACAAGTACAGAACAGTGAACATGAAAAATTTCTCAGCGTGATCAACGAAATTTTTACCAAGAAGGATGATAGTtgtaaattttcattttccaataACGGGTTCAAATGTGCATTTAGCAAGTTTGATGTTAACTTCAATAACGGATCCAAGGAAATGAATGCATTATTTAACAAcgcaaatgaacaaattataaaagATGCTGCTGAGGAATACAAAGTTCGTCTCATGTTGGAGTTACACAACTTGAGACCACCAACTACAAAtctaaaaaattttaagaagGATTTCCAGGGTATAtgtatgaaatttttttctgaattaagaagaaaatttttccacCTGTACAGAAATAATGAATCTAATGAAGATGGTGATGTAAACCAAAATGATGATATTACGAATGTGGATCAATTGACGGAACGACTGGAGTCCACCTACGACTCTGCTTCAACTGAAGATGGCTCTATTTcaggaaaagataaaaagcaAGATTTATCGGAAGTGATggaggatgatgaggagaACAACCTAGATGTTCCACATGTGCAAAGCAGCTACTCCTTCTCTTCACACACATCCAAAAAAATAGTGTTCGACGGAAATAATGtaattgaagaaaatgagaGCTCCATAAATGATGGAAGTGATGACCAGAATGAAAATCTCGAACAAGGACCAATGACCAAAGAAAAAGCTCTGtccatttttctaaaaaataGTTCCTTTAGCATTGAAGGAAATATCACTGAGGAAGACCAGAACAAGGAAAAACCATTTAGCGTCTTCTTTAACAGCCAACTTAGTAGAAACCATATCAGTACTGTATGCAATgccaatggaaaaaacatgcTCAGAGGATCTGGTAGTAACAACCCTTTCCCCATGGAACCACTTAATCCAGAtgatttaaataaaatgatgaacGACATGGTAAAATTCTTTGAGAGCCAAAATGACGGaaatggaatgatgttgCCCTTTTTGAACCGAATGAACTTTAACGAAGCCCTCGGAAATTTGGGATTACCAAGTGGTCTTGACATCGAATCCATGTTCAACGACTTCCTCCAGAAAAGCGGATCCAACCCATGCTGTAGAGGTGCGCGACCACAAATTGATCAACCACCCAAGAAGGAAGACCCCCCAACGACAGACGACTCTGATAATCAGCAGTAA
- a CDS encoding 26S proteasome regulatory subunit RPN7, putative → MEGNKEDICELNKNSYPNFYLADLFYILQLTHISPDEKNETWMKLQDEIKKNNMYPYYNYVCEELNIPVDQELYNSLKKNADEEINEIEKKIQEASENFDSVDTKNDVLLKANFFCKIGDKENALKEYEEAYKKDIGIGVKLDILLTIIRISIFFNDLKNTKKYLEQARTQMEKGGDWERKNKLKIYEALNYIMIRNFPEASKILIDAASTFTATEIISYDDIIFYVVILGIMTEERTVLDKKILNSSVILQVTSSDEDLHSYISSFYHCEYRAFMEKTIKIAMRVKRDRYFGRHYRYFIRNTRVRAYRQFLEPFKSVTLKNMAYAFGVSEEFIESEISSFIANGKLNCKIDKVNGSIESNQPNERNTLYLNTIKKGDILLNRIQKLSRVIDM, encoded by the exons atggaaggaaacaAAGAAGATATCTGCGAGCTGAACAAAAACAGCTACCCCAATTTTTACCTGGCTGatttattttacattttgcaGTTGACACATATATCGCCAGATGAGAAGAACGAAACATGGATGAAGTTGCAagatgaaataaagaaaaataacatgTACCCATATTATAACTATGTATGCGAAGAATTGAACATTCCTGTAGACCAGGAACTTTAcaattctttaaaaaaaaatgcagacgAAGAAAttaacgaaatagaaaagaaaatccaAGAGGCCTCCGAGAATTTTGACTCTGTTGATACTAAAAATGATGTTTTACTCaaggcaaattttttttgcaaaataggAGACAAG GAAAATGCACTCAAGGAATATGAGGAAGCCTACAAAAAAGACATAGGTATTGGCGTGAAACTGGATATCCTCCTCACGATAATACGAATAAGCATCTTCTTTAACGACCTGAAAAAcaccaaaaaatatttagagCAGGCCAGAACGCAgatggaaaaaggaggagattgggaaagaaaaaacaaacttaAAATTTACGAAGCTTTGAATTACATTATGATTAGGAACTTTCCAGAAGCCTCAAAAATTTTGATCGATGCTGCTTCAACATTTACAGCAACGGAAATCATTTCATATGAcgatattatattttatgttGTCATCCTGGGAATT ATGACAGAAGAGAGAACCGTgttggataaaaaaattctgaacaGCTCAGTAATTCTGCAGGTCACGAGCAGTGACGAAGATTTGCACAGTTACATATCCTCTTTTTATCACTGCGAATATCGGGCGTTTATGGAAAAGACAATAAAAATAGCCATGCGAGTGAAGAGGGATAGATACTTCGGAAGGCATTACCGATATTTTATTCGAAACACGAGGGTGAGAGCTTATAGGCAATTCTTGGAGCCTTTCAAAAGCGTCACGCTTAAAAATATGGCATACGCCTTTGGGGTTAGTGAGGAATTTATAGAGAGcgaaatttcttccttcattgcAAATGGAAAGTTGAACTGCAAAATTGACAAGGTGAATGGTTCGATAGAGAGCAACCAGCCCAACGAGAGGAACACTCTGTATTTGAACACCATTAAAAAG GGCGACATTCTACTAAACAGGATACAGAAGCTGTCCAGGGTTATTGACATGTGA
- a CDS encoding rRNA (cytosine-C(5))-methyltransferase, putative, producing MENNDEGKNAPREEDVQNGESGGKTFALFENENFELNASDDEFESGSAEGDDAEDGECTEEVDQDDGDESGSQSEDMSYGDLSCDGGNDDEDEEDDDDDNDNDGDGKGENPSGEDGNDVDEEDPQAGDTTQGITDVRAQVSGMLKRKNKKKWINQEEQIYKDEIGVYRKGKLMKSEDIEDRMKYLLLLFSEREKVIKLPSAGGKAKVNKASIVKELLFYYTYFYEYSEELIKYLYYLFDLKELYWFLEMNNLPKEIHLRTNTVKITRKNLMNILKSQNINAEEGENWNNVGIVINDVNSNVGSLNEYMYGYYMIQSASSLIPVLELNVQPDDTVLDMCAAPGGKCTFICALQKNRGFVYANDINKMRCKAIEANASRMGIHNLVITSFDALKVGQKWNFLFDKIILDAPCSGTGVVNKNKGARRKTLKEIRELAQKQRKLLNNAISLVKNGGIVVYSTCSITVEENEQVINYILKKRDVNILPLDTQIGDPGITHYRKKEFSSKVSLCRRIYLHKHNYDNFFVAKLWKRSDAVYTKGGVKSTKNNNMVDKNVRKNNDMVGKNDHNTEQKGDGHPKSGIKNKKKGKFRNRKGKKKKEKTGAPSTIPSDKKVKKGASFHKRKTTFNGKNAKFGKKKKKIHTGR from the coding sequence atggaaaacaacgatgagggaaaaaatgctccCAGGGAGGAAGACgtccaaaatggagaaagcgGTGGAAAAACCTTTGCCCTTTTCGAAAATGAGAACTTTGAATTGAATGCAAGTGATGATGAGTTCGAGTCGGGGAGCGCCGAGGGGGATGACGCGGAAGATGGCGAGTGCACTGAGGAGGTGGACCAAGACGATGGTGATGAAAGCGGGTCCCAGAGTGAAGACATGTCCTACGGCGATTTGAGTTGCGACGGGGGTAACGATGACgaggatgaggaggatgacgatGACGATAACGATAACGACGGAGACGGTAAGGGGGAGAACCCATCTGGGGAAGATGGTAACGATGTGGATGAGGAGGATCCCCAAGCGGGCGACACAACACAGGGGATAACAGACGTGAGAGCACAAGTATCTGGAATgctcaaaaggaaaaacaaaaaaaagtggatcaACCAGGAGGAACAAATCTACAAGGACGAAATAGGAGTCTacagaaaagggaaactGATGAAGAGCGAAGATATTGAGGATCGTATGAAGTATCTCCTGCTGCTATTCAGCGAAAGGGAGAAGGTGATTAAATTACCTTCCGCAGGGGGGAAGGCAAAAGTAAACAAAGCAAGCATTGTGAAAGAGCTTCTATTTTATTACACCTATTTCTATGAGTACAGTGAGGAGTTGATAAAATATCTGTACTACTTATTTGATCTTAAGGAATTGTATTGGTTTCTTGAAATGAATAATCTACCAAAGGAGATACACTTACGAACGAACACGGTAAAGATAACGAGGAAGAATTTAAtgaatattttgaaaagccaaaatataaatgcagaagaaggagaaaattggaATAACGTAGGGATAGTTATAAACGATGTCAACTCAAACGTAGGATCTTTGAATGAATACATGTATGGATATTACATGATTCAATCAGCCTCTTCTTTAATCCCTGTGTTGGAATTAAACGTACAGCCAGATGATACTGTCTTAGATATGTGTGCTGCCCCTGGGGGGAAGTGCACCTTCATATGTGCTCTCCAAAAAAATAGAGGTTTCGTATACGCAAATGatattaataaaatgagATGCAAAGCTATTGAAGCCAATGCCTCGAGAATGGGGATCCATAATTTAGTAATTACCTCCTTCGATGCGTTGAAGGTTGGACAGAAGTGGAATTTTCTATTCGACAAAATTATTCTGGATGCCCCATGTAGTGGTACAGGAGtggttaataaaaataaaggagccAGAAGAAAGACGCTTAAGGAAATCAGAGAGCTCGCACAGAAGCAAAGGAAACTACTGAACAATGCCATCAGCTTAGTCAAAAATGGAGGTATAGTCGTCTACTCCACTTGTAGTATCACCGTGGAGGAAAACGAACAAgttattaattatattttaaaaaaaagagatgtcAATATCCTCCCTCTTGACACCCAAATTGGGGATCCAGGCATTACACACTacaggaagaaagaattctCCAGCAAGGTCTCCCTCTGTAGGAGGATTTACCTGCACAAACACAACTacgacaatttttttgtggcCAAGCTGTGGAAGCGCTCCGACGCCGTCTACACGAAGGGGGGAGTGAAGTCGACCAAGAACAACAACATGGTTGATAAAAACGTTAGAAAGAACAACGACATGGTTGGTAAGAACGATCACAACACGGAACAGAAGGGAGATGGACATCCCAAGTCgggaattaaaaacaaaaaaaaagggaaattccgaaatagaaagggaaagaagaagaaggaaaagacgGGCGCACCCTCCACGATACCAAGTGATAAGAAGGTAAAGAAAGGGGCATCCTTTCACAAGAGAAAAACCACGTTCAATGGAAAGAACGCCaagtttggaaaaaaaaaaaaaaaaatacacacggGGAGGTAA
- a CDS encoding A/G-specific adenine glycosylase, putative, whose product MEDEKENKSPSSSRGHAEPEYHYDFLKRHSSEMKKDLLEWYYKYRRKLPWRNDQPPYTTSVQVQVGTPQGDIRSYFCKGGDAQISINGTNRKEGTRLTTKGRKKDQEELPLREVKRAKNECVQKNPTEECKGQLSNKFEVTQAKYLTTPIRSTPVKVKQEDDTLPPNEKKHLSVRGYQIYVSEIMLQQTRVHAVVNFYLKWMNKWGTIFELAKSNLDDVLIVWKGLGYYNRAKNLLDCCKHVVDKYDGVFPNDLKLLKELPGIGDYTSKAICIHLYNRKDICIDTNVIRIFSRITDTINYSGSTVLTKHCERVSHFLCEGDSNYSDLSQALMDLGSSICNGTPQCAQCPLNKHCLIYLKRRNDNSKKKDSSFYLTHPDGCKLCVQDRNVEIKCVPLTKKKKKTEKICLVLLVKRSGPPNGKGTSITSKVEKKRTRRKKITLTDQKRGEHMEDDYYLMIKNTNSNLFSMHYLFPLLLLDQFDKKLAHTHLNGLLNSLNLSNSLEDSFTYINNFKHVFSHLTYDTYIYVCSVLSTENVTERKENVWIKLKDIQDFTHNSFCQNIIDYYRKSVTGSRMYLSEFCL is encoded by the exons AtggaagatgaaaaggagaacaaGTCCCCCTCTAGCAGCAGGGGGCACGCCGAGCCAGAGTACCACTACGATTTTCTCAAAAGGCATAGCtcggaaatgaaaaaagatcTTCTGGAGTGGTATTACAAATATAGGAGAAAATTACCCTGGCGGAATGACCAACCACCGTACACGACCAGCGTTCAGGTGCAGGTAGGAACTCCCCAGGGTGATATAAGGAGCTACTTCTGCAAAGGGGGGGATGCACAAATTAGCATAAATGGTACGAATAGAAAAGAGGGGACGAGACTTACtacaaaagggaggaaaaaggacCAAGAGGAGTTACCCCTCCGCGAAGTAAAACGAGCTAAGAATGAATGCGTACAGAAGAACCCAACTGAGGAATGCAAAGGTCAACTCAGTAATAAGTTTGAGGTTACCCAGGCGAAATATTTGACGACCCCAATTAGGAGCACCCCGGTAAAAGTAAAACAAGAGGATGACACATTGCCCCCCAATGAGAAAAAGCACTTAAGTGTTAGGGGCTATCAAATATACGTAAGCGAAATAATGCTTCAACAGACGAGGGTCCACGCAGTAGTAAATTTCTACCTTAAGTGGATGAACAAATGGGGCACAATTTTCGAGCTTGCCAAAAGTAACCTGGACGATGTCCTCATAGTGTGGAAGGGTCTAGGGTATTACAACAGAGCGAAGAATCTACTAGACTGTTGTAAACATGTGGTTGACAAATACGATGGGGTATTTCCCAACGATTTAAAGTTACTGAAAGAGTTACCAGGAATAGGTGACTATACATCCAAGGCGATTTGCATACATCTGTACAACAGGAAAGATATATGCATCGACACAAATGTTATTAGGATTTTTTCTAGAATTACGGATACCATTAATTATAGCGGCTCCACCGTTTTAACGAAGCACTGTGAACGGGTGAGCCATTTCCTGTGCGAAGGTGACTCCAATTATTCTGACCTCAGCCAAGCCTTAATGGACTTGGGGTCCAGCATTTGTAATGGCACCCCCCAGTGTGCTCAGTGCCCCTTGAACAAGCATTGTCTGATCTATTTGAAGAGGAGGAATGATAatagtaagaaaaaagacaGTTCGTTTTATTTGACCCATCCCGATGGATGCAAGCTGTGTGTCCAAGACAGAAACGTTGAAATTAAGTGTGTTCCCCTgacgaagaaaaagaagaaaacggaaaaaatatgcctAGTTCTGCTGGTAAAGAGGAGTGGCCCTCCAAATGGGAAGGGAACGAGTATAACGAgcaaggtggaaaaaaagagaacgagaagaaaaaaaattaccttaACGGAtcaaaaaagaggagaacaCATGGAGGATGATTACTACTTGATGATCAAGAACACAAACTCGAATTTGTTTTCAATgcattatttatttccccttttgctcCTCGATCAGTTTGATAAAAAACTTGCGCACACG CATTTAAATGGGTTGCTGAACAGCCTAAATTTGAGCAACTCCCTGGAGGATTCCTTCACctat attAACAATTTTAAGCATGTATTTTCTCATCTCACATATGACACGTACATTTACGTATGTTCTGTCCTGAGCacg gaaaaTGTTACAGAGAGGAAAGAGAACGTCTGGATAAAGTTGAAGGATATTCAG GATTTCACGCACAACAGCTTTTGTCAAAACATAATAGACTACTACAGAAAAAGCGTGACTGGGTCTAGGATGTATCTCTCAGAATTTTGCTTGTAG
- a CDS encoding apicomplexan amino acid transporter ApiAT4, putative, which translates to MGSQAKSSIPLAQPGREDQSENNSKDAAGSGGKKSSPVNGGTGFISLKGYDMPSTLEELLEKKEIRVSSEQNTPFNINRNIILFVYFVLIVLTNRLFFGWPNLSNLLFRDEAYIWKCTKNSQGSYDKIDDKRYVCEDQDKAVQTIFVFGSSAYFAFSFFNGIIVDYLGSRFSMLLGHILNLVGWILLLMSNEHFDAYVISGVFIAASIDLASFSTLNASGLYPGNENLIVNIISGAGSLSAGTMTILDLIITGLDLSFKTFMLWYMCISVLFFFILSIFMFPKSRYYRQYEFDNYYSSRDISMKGAGDMSKRVKEGSTTNRSGSAVMELTNGSGKGTTNGIGNHVTEKDVEMNAQKKDIVTNTTNNKSTVSNENVNKSMFNMASIKDLIKICTCAHFLCLWIYGPLNAIYNTFYFSVVENILSKDKNDILGYILPFSFIPCIIMGNLSDKYGVMVMFSYELFFALCMYLFSYIKSNFAQWISVISNTMYSACANGQLWTFISFTFSSKYHSTLIGLLNFVCGIVSFVRLLLFEWAKYTKYDFTYINLLIIGFIVINMGITVAIVFIRRIKGEKVHYGDEDTEVAQ; encoded by the coding sequence ATGGGATCCCAAGCAAAGTCGAGCATCCCCCTGGCGCAACCAGGCCGGGAAGACCAATCGGAGAACAATTCAAAGGATGCAGCAGGGtcaggtggaaaaaaatcaagtCCTGTAAATGGAGGCACAGGATTTATCAGTTTGAAAGGATACGATATGCCCTCCACTTTGGAGGAgttgttggaaaaaaaagaaattcgtGTTTCCTCAGAACAGAACACACCATTCAACATAAACAGAAATATTATTctgtttgtttattttgtgtTAATTGTATTAACCAatcgtttattttttggatGGCCAAACTTgtcaaatttattatttcgAGATGAAGCTTATATTTGGAAATGCACGAAAAATTCACAAGGGTCTTATGACAAGATTGATGACAAACGATATGTATGTGAAGATCAAGATAAGGCTGTGCAGACAATTTTCGTTTTTGGATCTTCGGcctattttgctttttccttttttaatggaATTATAGTGGATTATTTAGGATCCAGATTTAGTATGCTTCTAGGACACATTTTAAATTTGGTTGGATGGATTCTACTACTTATGTCTAATGAACATTTCGATGCATATGTTATTTCTGGTGTATTTATCGCTGCAAGTATCGACTTGGCATCCTTCTCAACGCTGAATGCTTCAGGATTATACCctggaaatgaaaatttaattGTTAATATTATATCTGGTGCTGGATCTCTGTCTGCAGGAACGATGACCATATTAGATTTAATAATCACTGGACTGGACCTGAGCTTTAAAACCTTTATGTTGTGGTATATGTGTATCAgtgtattattttttttcatcctaagcatttttatgtttccaAAGAGTAGATACTACAGACAGTACGAATTCGATAATTATTACAGCAGTCGAGATATAAGCATGAAGGGTGCAGGGGATATGAGCAAACGAGTGAAGGAAGGTAGTACGACGAACCGTAGTGGAAGTGCTGTTATGGAGTTGACGAATGGATCTGGCAAGGGGACGACAAATGGAATAGGTAATCATGTGACGGAGAAGGATGTAGAGATGAACGCACAGAAGAAAGACATTGTAACTAACACCACCAATAACAAGAGTACCGTATCgaatgaaaatgtaaataagaGCATGTTTAATATGGCTAGTATTAAAGATCTAATCAAAATATGTACCTGTGCGCACTTTTTATGTCTCTGGATTTATGGGCCACTCAATGCCATTTACAACACATTCTACTTCAGTGTCGTGGAGAACATTCTCTCCAAAGACAAGAACGATATCCTAGGTTATattctccccttttccttcatccccTGTATTATCATGGGAAATTTATCAGACAAATACGGAGTAATGGTTATGTTTTCCTACGAACTATTTTTCGCCCTCTGTATGTATTTGTTTAGCTATATAAAATCGAACTTTGCACAATGGATCTCCGTCATCTCAAATACTATGTACTCTGCCTGTGCCAATGGCCAACTATGGACATTCATATCCTTTACCTTTAGCTCCAAGTACCACTCTACGCTTATTGGGTTGCTGAATTTCGTGTGTGGAATTGTTTCCTTCGTGCGCCTCCTTCTATTCGAGTGGGCCAAATATACCAAGTACGATTTTACTTATATCAATTTGTTGATAATTGGGTTCATCGTTATTAACATGGGCATCACGGTGGCCATCGTGTTTATTAGGAGAATCAAGGGAGAGAAGGTGCACTACGGAGATGAAGATACCGAGGTCGCCCAGTGA
- a CDS encoding phosphoacetylglucosamine mutase, putative, protein MPNRKESLFYQKIKPCIEKYLPRYSPSEEGHIQFECNCEFSYGNSGFRDKYQSASCDLLNALNKSGIFVGLLFIKYNYETAKRHNLFGGQLEGREKDLYHMCSVQKVRWKNVGIIITASHNPHDENGVKIIDKNGRQINESYESYLTDLVNRHLRFLRKNEKCSINDIVDNIIDCIVHLFKEEAHIDLYDDFAFESLRMLDNMINYFNRHNAIKANVCIGFDTRSSSIHLNQILVETLSLLNICKCVNNMFYVTTPCMHFVVYFFNAVNVDEALDPDVINSGGNSLHKELGDLDYLRHFCLPGGNALPQELYYGRSENSYDQLSHPEGEVRTVQSSNVTHLMGYNSDRIYFDYFTHAFKKLYRCLDEIFKGVLTKNCEEEIIHVDCSNGVASLKLDNFCDVFKMLKKKIIKINFAEDEESVLNFHCGADYVYSKRKLPLDRRNCLGGGHTKSCSFDGDVDRIVYFYVDNTGRKCTPEEWDTTLSPPMGDTKLDHHQDDKILRCTKCVSILDGPKIICLFFKCITKIMSPIQVGKKSGDVEEGKKKKINITIVHTAYVNSAFIHHMNEEKRHANKNMDLFQYINVNIVCTKTGIKYLDQVARKSTIAILFEPNGHGTIYTNISQLNEWATWLEIQNDKYFLALKKFLLFFNQTTGDAMVDFIAIELCLSFLHLSIHDWDDFYTPFPSLYINLPCSKYMLCKIIAHPEHEKYLIAPQSLQSQIDKIVQTVDTAHGRCFIRSSGTEPLIRIYAEARTVAQRDEILRLVRGAVLQYMQGCVEK, encoded by the coding sequence ATGCCGAATCGTAAGGAGAGTCTATTTTACCAAAAGATCAAGCCCTGTATTGAGAAGTATCTACCACGTTATTCCCCCTCAGAAGAGGGCCACATACAATTCGAGTGCAACTGCGAATTTTCTTACGGAAATAGCGGCTTCCGCGATAAATACCAATCTGCCAGTTGTGATTTGTTGAACGCTTTAAATAAAAGCGGCATTTTTGTGGGACTGCTATTCATTAAGTATAACTATGAAACGGCTAAGAGGCATAACCTGTTTGGGGGCCAActggaaggaagagaaaaggattTGTATCATATGTGCAGTGTGCAAAAGGTTAGGTGGAAAAATGTGGGCATAATAATCACAGCTTCGCATAATCCCCATGATGAAAATGgagtaaaaataattgacaaaaatgggagaCAAATAAATGAATCATACGAAAGTTATTTAACAGATCTGGTAAATAGACATTTGAGATTTCttcggaaaaatgaaaaatgctcCATCAATGACATCGTCGATAATATAATCGACTGTATTGTTCATCTGTTCAAGGAAGAAGCACACATCGATCTGTATGATGATTTCGCTTTTGAGAGTTTACGAATGTTAGACAATATGATAAACTATTTTAATAGACATAATGCTATCAAGGCGAATGTGTGCATCGGGTTTGACACGAGGAGCAGCTCCATACACCTCAATCAGATTCTTGTCGAAACGTTGAGTCTGTTAAACATTTGCAAGTGCGTAAATAATATGTTTTATGTTACCACCCCGTGCATGCACTTTgtggtatatttttttaacgcaGTTAATGTGGATGAAGCGTTGGACCCCGATGTCATCAATTCGGGTGGAAACTCTCTTCATAAAGAGTTGGGGGACTTGGATTATCTCCGCCATTTCtgcctcccgggagggaatGCTCTCCCCCAGGAATTGTATTACGGGAGGAGCGAGAATTCATATGATCAACTTTCACATCCTGAGGGGGAGGTAAGAACGGTGCAAAGTAGCAATGTAACCCACTTGATGGGGTATAACAGCGACCGGATTTACTTTGACTACTTTACGCACGCCTTCAAAAAGCTCTACAGATGCCTGGACGAAATATTTAAGGGAGTTCTGacaaaaaattgtgaagaagaaattatccaTGTGGACTGCTCCAACGGAGTAGCTAGTCTTAAATTGGATAATTTCTGTgatgtttttaaaatgttaaaaaaaaaaattattaaaataaattttgcagaagatgaagaaagcGTTTTGAACTTTCACTGCGGAGCAGACTATGTATACAGCAAGAGAAAGCTACCTCTTGATAGAAGGAACTGTCTGGGTGGTGGCCACACCAAGTCTTGTTCATTTGATGGGGATGTTGACCGCATCGTCTACTTCTATGTGGACAACACAGGAAGGAAATGTACCCCCGAAGAATGGGACACAACATTATCCCCTCCGATGGGAGATACAAAATTGGACCATCATCAGGACGACAAAATTCTCAGATGTACCAAGTGTGTATCCATCCTAGATGGGCCGAAAATCATTTGTCTATTTTTTAAGTGCATCACCAAAATTATGAGTCCCATtcaagtgggaaaaaaaagtggagatgtggaagaaggaaaaaaaaaaaaaattaacatcaCTATTGTTCACACAGCTTACGTGAACTCAGCTTTTATTCACCACATGAATGAAGAGAAACGACACGCCAACAAAAATATGGACCTCTTCCAATACATTAATGTAAATATCGTTTGTACGAAAACAGGCATTAAGTACCTGGACCAGGTTGCAAGAAAGTCTACCATCGCGATATTGTTCGAGCCGAATGGCCACGGTACCATCTATACAAATATCTCCCAATTGAATGAGTGGGCCACTTGGTTGGAAatacaaaatgataaatatTTCTTGGCgcttaaaaaatttctccttttttttaatcaaacGACAGGAGATGCTATGGTCGACTTTATTGCCATCGAATTGTGCCTATCATTTCTCCATCTGAGTATACATGACTGGGATGACTTCTACACCccattcccttccctctACATCAATTTACCGTGCTCGAAATATATGTTGTGTAAGATAATTGCACACCCAGAGCATGAGAAATACCTAATAGCGCCACAGAGTTTGCAAAGTCAAATAGACAAAATAGTGCAAACGGTGGACACCGCACACGGAAGATGCTTTATAAGATCCTCTGGGACGGAACCGCTGATTCGCATTTACGCGGAGGCACGAACTGTTGCTCAGCGGGATGAGATTCTGCGCCTGGTGCGGGGGGCTGTCCTTCAGTATATGCAGGGGTGTGTGGAGAAGTAG
- a CDS encoding 60S ribosomal protein L38, putative gives MPKQITDIRKFLKISRKPDTTAVIIMKKKSKTKKNTIITKLKLRTKKYLYTMVFSDRKKAERIENSLLPSLKRIYFPQKKVVQPVKKTKFSKG, from the coding sequence ATGCCGAAGCAAATTACCGACATTCGTAAATTCCTCAAAATCAGCAGGAAGCCCGACACCACGGCGGTGATcataatgaagaagaaaagcaaaacgaagaaaaacaCCATAATCACAAAATTGAAGCTGAGGACGAAGAAGTACCTTTACACGATGGTTTTTTCGGATAGGAAAAAAGCAGAGCGAATTGAGAACTCGCTCCTCCCAAGCCTGAAAAGAATTTACTTTCCCCAAAAGAAGGTCGTACAGCCAGTGAAGAAGACGAAATTTAGCAAGGGTTAA